The uncultured Methanobrevibacter sp. genome has a segment encoding these proteins:
- a CDS encoding exodeoxyribonuclease VII large subunit, with translation MEITDDKLLKIALVTSLIGLIGLIAFTPTIEVKEVDIKDINRGMIDEEVSIKGVITDVAQSSSKTSYFLTVNDGEAQIQLIIFESQVAEIESKNLDIDSFKNHKVQVVGTVTQYNSEMELILSRGDSLRIVS, from the coding sequence ATGGAAATTACAGACGACAAACTACTTAAAATAGCACTGGTGACTTCACTCATTGGACTGATCGGGCTTATAGCATTCACTCCAACAATTGAAGTCAAGGAAGTTGATATAAAGGACATAAACCGTGGAATGATAGACGAGGAAGTATCCATCAAGGGAGTAATAACCGATGTGGCGCAGTCAAGCTCCAAGACCAGCTACTTTTTAACGGTTAATGACGGTGAAGCGCAAATCCAATTAATCATCTTTGAAAGTCAGGTGGCCGAGATTGAATCTAAAAACCTTGACATTGACAGCTTTAAAAACCACAAGGTCCAGGTAGTCGGAACCGTCACACAGTACAACTCCGAAATGGAGCTTATATTATCAAGGGGAGACAGTTTGAGAATAGTCAGTTAG
- a CDS encoding ATP-dependent DNA ligase has translation MKYQELVDVYSALEATTKRLEKTEIISNYLKTLDSDTIEKVGLLILGTVFPAWSSEEIGIGGKLVERAVAEAVGTTQDAVEDAVRDEGDIGLACIKLYAKKSQMTFFSQPLTIDFVFNSLRKLSQISGSRSTNRKIAVILELLSQASATEAKYLTRTITEELRIGVGDGVVRDAIAQAFNIDKAIVERAQMLTNDFSVVARTAKEEGEEGLSKLNLTPGTPVKPMLAQLAPPLDEIIPEMGCAVCDTKYDGIRLQVHRNGDEIKIFTRRLENITHALPEIVELFNEHLPHEDYIVEGEVIATRDGKPLPFQNVLHRVRRKHNVEEAMENVPLKVYLFDVMYYKVPMIDEPLKVRRETLESFVDTSVDEMNLSTMKMASKDNINEIEELFEWSINEGHEGIMIKDCTAPYIPGLRGKKMLKYKAEPETLDMVVIGGTYGIGKRGDFVGSYLVALRDENDDFKSIALVGTGLDDATLEYLTGRMKELEISTKGREIKVEPKIVLEIAFSEIVESPEYETGYSLRFPVVKNIRKDKSPMDADTVERLISMYNTGN, from the coding sequence ATGAAATATCAGGAACTTGTGGATGTCTACTCTGCTCTTGAGGCAACCACAAAAAGGCTTGAAAAGACCGAAATCATCTCAAACTACCTAAAGACTCTTGATTCAGACACCATCGAAAAGGTGGGCCTCCTGATTTTAGGTACTGTCTTTCCGGCATGGAGCTCAGAGGAAATCGGTATCGGAGGAAAACTGGTTGAAAGGGCAGTTGCAGAAGCTGTCGGAACAACACAGGATGCCGTTGAGGATGCAGTCCGTGACGAGGGAGACATCGGTCTTGCATGCATCAAGCTGTATGCCAAAAAGTCCCAGATGACATTCTTCTCACAGCCTCTGACAATCGACTTTGTATTCAACAGCCTTCGAAAATTGTCACAGATTTCAGGTTCAAGGTCAACAAACCGTAAGATTGCAGTTATCCTGGAACTGTTAAGCCAGGCAAGCGCAACAGAAGCCAAATACCTGACACGTACAATCACTGAAGAGTTGAGAATCGGTGTAGGTGACGGTGTTGTCCGTGATGCAATAGCTCAGGCGTTCAATATCGACAAGGCAATCGTCGAAAGGGCACAGATGCTCACAAACGACTTTTCAGTTGTTGCAAGAACCGCCAAGGAGGAAGGTGAAGAGGGTCTTTCCAAACTAAACCTGACACCTGGAACCCCTGTAAAGCCTATGCTTGCACAGCTGGCACCGCCTCTGGATGAAATCATACCGGAGATGGGATGTGCAGTATGTGATACAAAATATGACGGTATCAGACTGCAGGTTCACAGAAACGGTGATGAAATCAAGATTTTCACCCGCAGACTGGAAAACATCACCCATGCACTGCCTGAAATCGTTGAACTGTTCAATGAACACCTCCCACATGAAGACTATATTGTGGAAGGTGAAGTGATAGCCACACGTGACGGCAAGCCTCTGCCTTTCCAGAATGTCCTTCACAGGGTCAGAAGAAAACATAACGTGGAAGAGGCAATGGAGAATGTGCCTTTAAAAGTCTATCTTTTTGATGTGATGTATTATAAGGTTCCAATGATAGATGAACCTTTAAAAGTGAGACGTGAAACATTGGAAAGCTTCGTCGACACCTCAGTTGATGAGATGAACCTGAGTACAATGAAGATGGCCAGCAAGGACAACATAAATGAAATCGAGGAACTCTTCGAATGGTCAATCAATGAGGGCCATGAGGGAATCATGATCAAGGACTGCACAGCACCTTATATCCCGGGACTCAGAGGCAAGAAGATGCTCAAGTACAAGGCCGAACCTGAAACACTGGACATGGTTGTTATTGGAGGTACCTACGGTATCGGAAAAAGGGGAGACTTTGTCGGATCATACCTGGTGGCATTAAGAGATGAAAACGATGATTTCAAAAGCATTGCACTTGTCGGAACAGGTCTTGACGATGCAACACTGGAGTATCTGACCGGCAGAATGAAGGAGCTTGAGATTTCAACCAAAGGCCGTGAAATCAAGGTTGAGCCAAAAATAGTTCTGGAGATTGCATTTTCCGAAATTGTAGAATCCCCAGAATATGAGACAGGATACTCATTAAGGTTCCCGGTCGTTAAAAACATTCGTAAGGACAAAAGTCCGATGGATGCGGATACTGTTGAAAGACTTATTTCAATGTACAATACAGGAAACTGA
- the thiC gene encoding phosphomethylpyrimidine synthase, with amino-acid sequence MTQKSEAQKGNITPEMEYVAEKENIDVNKLVKLIDSGKVVIPKNVNGHSKPCGIGEGLTTKVNANIGSSSKIDDLDLEVDKARLAQEYGADALMDLSTGSDLKLFRKKIMDAVDLCIGTVPIYEAGVVTLAKDKEIIDMDPDDIFKAIENQAKEGVDFMTLHCGITRDIVEKLKSQNRMMGIVSRGGTFMASWINHNGMENPLYENYDYLLELSYEYDITLSLGDGLRPGCLADASDIPQIQELVNLGGLVKRAQDANVQVMVEGPGHMPLNQIKANMEIQKTICHGAPFYVLGPLVTDLAPGYDHITGAIGGAIAATAGASFLCYVTPAEHLSLPSLEDVKEGVVASKIAAEAADVAKGLPQAWERERAMARARKNFDWEEQFNLALDKSKPRKYRDKCELDDDEMCAMCGEYCAVKIAKGDF; translated from the coding sequence TTCCTAAAAACGTTAACGGACACTCAAAACCTTGCGGTATAGGAGAGGGCCTTACAACCAAGGTCAACGCCAACATAGGATCATCATCAAAGATTGATGACTTGGATTTGGAAGTCGACAAGGCACGTCTTGCACAGGAATACGGTGCAGACGCACTGATGGATTTGTCAACCGGTTCAGACCTGAAACTCTTCAGAAAAAAGATTATGGATGCAGTTGATTTGTGTATCGGTACAGTGCCTATATATGAAGCCGGCGTTGTAACTCTAGCAAAAGACAAGGAAATCATAGACATGGACCCTGACGACATCTTCAAGGCAATCGAAAACCAGGCAAAGGAAGGTGTGGATTTCATGACACTCCACTGCGGAATAACCAGGGACATTGTTGAAAAACTAAAATCACAGAATCGTATGATGGGAATCGTGAGCCGTGGAGGAACATTCATGGCTTCATGGATCAACCACAACGGAATGGAAAACCCATTGTATGAAAACTACGATTATCTACTTGAACTGTCCTATGAATACGACATTACACTATCACTGGGTGACGGCCTCAGACCGGGTTGCCTGGCAGATGCAAGCGATATCCCTCAAATACAGGAACTGGTAAATCTCGGAGGTCTTGTAAAAAGGGCACAGGATGCCAACGTCCAGGTAATGGTTGAAGGTCCGGGACACATGCCATTAAACCAGATCAAGGCAAATATGGAAATACAAAAGACAATATGTCACGGAGCACCATTCTATGTACTCGGACCTCTCGTGACCGACCTTGCGCCGGGTTATGACCACATTACCGGAGCGATAGGAGGGGCAATAGCCGCAACTGCAGGCGCAAGCTTCCTGTGTTATGTAACCCCTGCAGAACACCTATCACTTCCTAGCTTGGAAGACGTGAAGGAAGGAGTTGTTGCATCAAAGATTGCAGCCGAAGCCGCAGACGTTGCAAAAGGTCTTCCTCAGGCATGGGAAAGGGAGCGCGCAATGGCCCGTGCAAGAAAGAACTTTGACTGGGAGGAACAGTTCAACCTGGCACTGGACAAATCCAAACCAAGAAAATACCGTGACAAATGCGAACTTGATGATGACGAAATGTGTGCAATGTGCGGAGAATACTGCGCAGTAAAAATAGCCAAAGGAGACTTCTAA